From the Streptomyces sp. NBC_00390 genome, the window CGGACGGCCATCTCGCCGCTGTTCACACTCACCAGTCGGCGGCCGCACGCAGCAGCCACTCGTGGGCCCGGGCAATGTGCGGATGGGCGAGGGTGCCGGTGCGTACCACCAGAAAGTACGTGCGCAGCGGCGGCACGGCAGGATCGAGGAGGGCGACGAGCCGGCCGCGTTCCAGGGCCTCCTCGCACAGATATCGGGGCAGTACGGCGAGCCCCGCGCCGCTGGCGGTGGTTTCCAGCACGGCCCGCAGATCGGGCGCGATAACGGCTCCCGCGGCGGCCGGCCGGGAGTCGAAGACGGCGTTCCAGTAGCGCGAGACGAGAGGTAACGACTCATGCACCTCGACCACCGGCAGCTGCTCGAGCACGACGTGGCCCTTGCGCAGTACAGCGGGCCCCAGGCGGGCGGCCCATCGGGGGGCGGCGACCAGGACGTGCTCCTCGTCGCACAGTGCGGTCGCCGTGAGCAGCCCGCCGCGGGGCCGGGCGGTGGTGATGGCCACGTCGTGGTGTCCGGCGGCGAGCCCCTCGAGGGTCTCCTCCGCGGTTCCGAACGAGGCCCGCAGCGCCAGTCCCTGCCCGATCAGTGGCGTGAGTGCCGGCAGGGCACGCAGCGAGGTGAACTCGGGCGGGCCCGCGAGATGCAGGGTCCGGATGCCCGCCTCGTCGTCGAGCCCGGCCTCGGCGATCTCCACCAGGGCGTCCAGATGCGGTGCGGCCCGGTGCGCGAGCTCGTCACCGATGGTCGTGGGGGTGACACCGCGGGCCTGGCGCAGGAAGAGGGGGCGGCCGAGCTGGCGCTCCAGCGTGCGGATCTGTCCGGTCACGGCGGGCTGGGACAGGCCCAGCAGCGCGGCGGCGCGCGTGAAGGAGCCGGCCCGGTGCACTGTGACAAATGTGCGCAACAGGGCCAGATCCATGCCATGCCCCTCCCGAACCGACGATGCCCGAACCCGGCCAACTATAAATAAGTCGATAGGTCTCTGTCGCTACCGTGATTGGACACTGACGCAGAGTCAACTAGCCTTGTCCGCACGGTTCTTCGCGCGTAGGAACCGGGACGGTCCGAGCCATGAGGGGGGAGGCTCGGACCGTCCGCCGTACGTAGCCGCACTCAGCGCCCGGGCGTAGCGGGTGCTACGCCCGGCCCGTCGCACCTACGGCTACGCCACTGCCTCCTCCAGCGCCCGCAGCACATCGGCCACCAGATCGGTGGTGTCCTCGGCGCCCGCCGAGAAGCGGATGAAGCCCTCCGGGACCGCGTCGCCGCCCCAGCGGCCGCGGCGTTCCGCGGTGGAGCGCACACCGCCGAAGCTGGTGGCTTCGTCGACCAGCCGCAGTGCGCCGAGGAAGCGCTCTGCGTGCGCACGGCCGGGCAGCACGAAGGAGACCACACAGCCGAAGCGCCGCATCTGTCGCGCGGCGGTCGGGTGCGAGGGGTCGGCGGCCAGCCCCGGGTAGCGCAGTCCGCTCACCTCGCCACGTCCGCCCAGCGCCTGCGCGAGGGCGAGGGCGTTGGCGCACTGGCGGTCGGCACGCAGCTGGAGCGTGGCCAGCGACCGGTGGGCGAGCCAGGCCTCCATCGGCCCCGGGATCGCCCCCACGATCTTGCGCCAGCGCCGTACCCCTGCCGCCAGCTCGGCGTCGCGGCAGGTCACATGGCCGAGCAGGATGTCACCGTGGCCGGTCATCCCCTTGGTGTCGCTGGCGACCGAGAAGTCCGCGCCGAGTTCGAGCGGGCGCTGCCCCAGGGGGGTGGCGAGGGTGTTGTCGACGGCGACGAGCGCACCGGCGGCGTGCGCCGCATCGGCGAGCCGTCGCACGTCGCACACGTCGAGGCCCGGGTTGGAGGGGGTCTCGAGCCACAGCAGCCGCGCTCCGTCCAGGACGGAGAGCTGTGCGTCGCCGCCGGTCGGCGCGGTCCGTACCTCGATGCCATAGGCCTCGAGCTGCGCCCGCACCATGGGCAGCACCTGGTAGCCGTCGGCGGGCAGCACGACCGTGTCGCCCGCCGTCAGCTGCGAGAACAGTACGGCGGAGATCGCCGCCATGCCGGAGGCGAAGGTGAGCGTCTCGACGCTCTCCCCAGGCGCCTCCAGCTCGCCGATCGCCCGTTCCAGATGGGTCCAGGTCGGGTTGTCGTCGCGGCCGTAGGTGTAGGGGCCGGACGCCTCGCCGGGCAGGTGGAAGTGGGCCGAGAAGACCGGCCCGGGCAGTGTCGGCTCGTACTTCGCCGGCTCGGGCAGCCCCGCCCGCACCGCCCTGGTGCCGTCTCCGACTGTCATGCCACGTGCTCCTCAAGTGCTGCGCGTACGGCGGCGAGCAGCCCGTCGCTCGCCGCCTCCACCATCTCCAGGCAGTCCTCGAACCCTCCCATGCCGCCGTAGTACGGGTCGGGCACGTCCATGTCGTCAGGCCGGCGGGAGTCGTACTCCCGCAGCAGCCGTACCTTCGCGGCGTCCGCGGGCGTCGGTGCGAGCCGCCGCAGCGCTCGCAGATGTCCGGCGTCGAGCGCGATCACGAGATCGAGCCGGGGGAACCAGGCGGCCTGGAACTGGCGAGCGGTGTGCGCGCTCGCGTAGCCGGCCGCTTCCAGTACGGCGACGGTGCGCGGGTCGGCGCCGTCGCCCTCGTGCCAGCCTCCGGTGCCGGCGCTGTCCACCTCGACCGCCGCCGCGAGCCCGGCCTCCTCGACACGTGCGCGGAAGACGGACTCGGCCATCGGCGAGCGGCAGATGTTGCCGGTGCACACGAAGCAGACGCGATACAGGGAACTCACGCGGTGTTCAGTCCTTGTCGGGCAGGGCGACGTTCAGTGCCCACGAGACGATGGAGATGATCAGGCCGCCGAGTACAGCGGTCCAGAAGCCTTCGACATGGAAGTTCAGGTCGAACTGGTCCGCGAGCCACGAGGTCAGGAGCAGCATCAGGGCGTTGATCACGAGGGTGAACAGGCCGAGGGTAAGGATGAACAGAGGCAGGGTGAACAGCTTCACCAGGGGCTTGACCAGGAAGTTCACCAGGCCGAAGAGCAGGGCCACCAGTATGAGTGTCAGGGCCTTCTTGCCGGTGGAGTCACCGGTGAGGGTGATGTCCTGGAGCAGCCAGATGGCCACTCCCAGGGCGGCGGCATTGGCGAGCGTCTTGACTAGGAAATTCGTCATGTGTCTGATCGTGGCAGACGTGATCGGGCCAAGTGGAGGGGCTGACGGGCGATGAAAGCATTCCGACTCGATGAACTGGAGGCGGAGCGCGCCGCGAACGACGGGGCGTATCTCCAGTTTCTGCGCGAGCGGAACATGTCGGTCGGGCTGTACGCGCTCGATGCGGGCGAGATCGACCCTCAGCTGCCCCACAAACAGGACGAGGTCTACTTCGTCGTCAGTGGCCGGGCGTCGATCACCGTGGGTATGGAGACCACGCAGGTCGGCCGGGGCAGTGTGGTGTACGTTCCGGCGGGCGTTCCGCACAAGTTCCATCACATCAGCGAGGATCTGCGGGTGATGGTGGTCTTTTCTCCCCCCGAGAGCTGAGGGGAACCCTGCCGGTCCCTAGGGGTTCGATCAGGGGAGATCAAGGGCTCGCGGCCCCCGCACACCACTGCCGCGCGCCTAGCATCGATGGCAGGCACTCGAAGAGGCTCAGAGAAACGAGGTAGGACGATGGCTGTGCGGGAGATATTCGCGGGGATGCCGTGGTGGGTGAAGTGGGTGGCCGTGCCCGTCTTCGCCCTCGTGGTGTTCGGCGGGCTCATTGCGAGCGTCGTCGGTTTCGTGATCGGGCTGCTCTTCAAACTTCTGGTCTTCGTGGCCCTCGTCGGTGGACTCATCTTCGTCGTACGCAAGTTCACGGCGTCCTCCGGTTCGCGCAGCGACTGGTAGTGCGTACGACCGGAGGCAGCCGGTACGACTGTTAGCCCGGCCGGGGGAACGCCCTTGATAAACCCGCCCCCGGCCCGGCGCTGCCATTAGAGTGGAAAATCTTCGCCGCTTCTTGAGCGATTCCTCCGGCAACCAGCGCTGTGACCAGCACTTCCGGCGCTGCGCAGGCTGAATGCCGGGTCAGTGCCCGAGTGAGCGGCGGCCGCGCGGGGGCGGCCCCCGCGGGCGGGCGGGCTGCCCGTCACCACGCCTGGGGGGTGACCTTTGGCCGGGGCTACGAATGCCGCTGTCCCTACCCTGATCGGCTCGGTGCAGCGGGCACTGAGACTGCTGGAGGCCGCGGGCGCCCATCCGGACGGAGCCCCCGCCAAGCAGCTTGCCCGTGAGGCCGGAATCCCGCTGCCCACCGCCTATCACCTGCTGCGCACCCTGGCCCATGAGGACTATCTGCGCCGGGAGAAGGGCGTGTTCGCCCTCGGTACGGCCGTCGGCCGGCTGGCTGTCGGCGGCGCGGTGCAGAATCGTCGCAGCACCCTCGAGGACTCGCTGGCGCACTGGCGTGATGCGATCGGGGTCCCGGTCTACTTCGCGGTCTACCGCGAGGGTGAGATCGAACTCGTCGCAGTTGCCGACACCCCCCAGGCCCCCGCGGTGACGGAGTGGGCGGATTTCCGCGAGACCGGTCATGCGCATGCGCTCGGGCAGTGTCTGCTCGGCCAGCTCGACGACCGTGCCCGCCGGGATCATCTGGACCGCCACCCAGTGCTGCCGGTGACCCCGTACTCCGTGCGCAACCGGTGCACGCTGCTGGAGCGGCTCTCCTCCGTCGGGCGGACGGAAGTGGTGGTGGAGCGTCAGGAATATGCGCTCGGTACGGTCTGTGCCGCGATTCCCATCACGGCCGGCTCCGCCGCGGCCACGATGGCCATTTCACTCCCCCTCCACCAGGCGGCACGGCTACTCCCTGCTGTGGAACAGTTGCGCAGTGGTATAGCTGGGCTTCTGGGGTCACTCGCCTTCTCTATCAGTATCTGAAATATCACTCCTTGTGATCTGTTAGCCCTTCCACCACGATTACGTCAAGAGGGCCTACGGGGATCGTTCCTGGCCGTTTTCTTGCTCCATCAGCACGGTTCATTCAGCTTCGTCACCTGCGAGGTACGTGATGCGCGAGTCGGTCCAGGCCGAGGTCCTGATGAGTTTCCTCGTCTCCGAGGAGCTCTCCTTCCGGATCCCGGTGGAGCTCAAGTACGAGACGGGGGACCCCTATGCGGTGCGGATGACGTTTCACCTGCCCGGCGATGCGCCCGTGACCTG encodes:
- a CDS encoding DUF5326 family protein translates to MREIFAGMPWWVKWVAVPVFALVVFGGLIASVVGFVIGLLFKLLVFVALVGGLIFVVRKFTASSGSRSDW
- a CDS encoding IclR family transcriptional regulator — encoded protein: MAGATNAAVPTLIGSVQRALRLLEAAGAHPDGAPAKQLAREAGIPLPTAYHLLRTLAHEDYLRREKGVFALGTAVGRLAVGGAVQNRRSTLEDSLAHWRDAIGVPVYFAVYREGEIELVAVADTPQAPAVTEWADFRETGHAHALGQCLLGQLDDRARRDHLDRHPVLPVTPYSVRNRCTLLERLSSVGRTEVVVERQEYALGTVCAAIPITAGSAAATMAISLPLHQAARLLPAVEQLRSGIAGLLGSLAFSISI
- a CDS encoding LysR family transcriptional regulator, whose product is MDLALLRTFVTVHRAGSFTRAAALLGLSQPAVTGQIRTLERQLGRPLFLRQARGVTPTTIGDELAHRAAPHLDALVEIAEAGLDDEAGIRTLHLAGPPEFTSLRALPALTPLIGQGLALRASFGTAEETLEGLAAGHHDVAITTARPRGGLLTATALCDEEHVLVAAPRWAARLGPAVLRKGHVVLEQLPVVEVHESLPLVSRYWNAVFDSRPAAAGAVIAPDLRAVLETTASGAGLAVLPRYLCEEALERGRLVALLDPAVPPLRTYFLVVRTGTLAHPHIARAHEWLLRAAADW
- a CDS encoding cystathionine gamma-lyase codes for the protein MTVGDGTRAVRAGLPEPAKYEPTLPGPVFSAHFHLPGEASGPYTYGRDDNPTWTHLERAIGELEAPGESVETLTFASGMAAISAVLFSQLTAGDTVVLPADGYQVLPMVRAQLEAYGIEVRTAPTGGDAQLSVLDGARLLWLETPSNPGLDVCDVRRLADAAHAAGALVAVDNTLATPLGQRPLELGADFSVASDTKGMTGHGDILLGHVTCRDAELAAGVRRWRKIVGAIPGPMEAWLAHRSLATLQLRADRQCANALALAQALGGRGEVSGLRYPGLAADPSHPTAARQMRRFGCVVSFVLPGRAHAERFLGALRLVDEATSFGGVRSTAERRGRWGGDAVPEGFIRFSAGAEDTTDLVADVLRALEEAVA
- a CDS encoding low molecular weight protein-tyrosine-phosphatase, encoding MSSLYRVCFVCTGNICRSPMAESVFRARVEEAGLAAAVEVDSAGTGGWHEGDGADPRTVAVLEAAGYASAHTARQFQAAWFPRLDLVIALDAGHLRALRRLAPTPADAAKVRLLREYDSRRPDDMDVPDPYYGGMGGFEDCLEMVEAASDGLLAAVRAALEEHVA
- a CDS encoding phage holin family protein, which produces MTNFLVKTLANAAALGVAIWLLQDITLTGDSTGKKALTLILVALLFGLVNFLVKPLVKLFTLPLFILTLGLFTLVINALMLLLTSWLADQFDLNFHVEGFWTAVLGGLIISIVSWALNVALPDKD
- a CDS encoding cupin domain-containing protein, whose translation is MKAFRLDELEAERAANDGAYLQFLRERNMSVGLYALDAGEIDPQLPHKQDEVYFVVSGRASITVGMETTQVGRGSVVYVPAGVPHKFHHISEDLRVMVVFSPPES